AAAACTAGAGAAGATTTAAGAAGTCAAGTATAATCATGAGGCAATAAACCATGTAAGCACTATGAAAGTAATGTTAAGTTAAattagagtttagggtttaacTACTCAATCATGAGGCAATAAACCAGGTAAGCACTATGAAAGTAATATTAAGTTAAattagagtttagggtttaacTACTCCAAACTAATTAGTGAGCGAGTTATTTAGAGACAGTAGTGACATGGAGGACTTTTTTAAGATAGTGGCAGCACAAACGACACAGTAGCAGTGACTAACAGACAAGATGcattaagaattttttttaaataaattgaaaaaatagGGAAAGGGAGGAGGACAACTTACCTAAAGGGAGGAAGAAGGCAGCATCGGCAACACAGAGAGCAGCGACGACAACCGTGGTGGGAGCGATAAAAACAGCAGCGACAACGACCAACACAACACAATGAGAACCAGTCGAGTCCACACAGTCTATAGAGGCTGTTAGTGGTGGCTAACGCTGGCAGAGGTGGTTGTCGGAGGTAGTTTTGGGAGAGGGGAGAGAATaatagaaagagagagagagagagagagtagttAGAAAATGAAAGGGTGAGGATTCAAGATTCGAATTTAGGGTAAGATTACCATCGGATAAATCTGATGGTGCACTAATTAGGATTACCGGTAAATTTTTGACGGTAAACTTGGGgacaatttttctttttttttttctaattattatcGGCGAATTTActgtcaaaaaataaaatttaacgataatttttttttcgacaAATTTATTGTCAAATTTGTCGGTAATCTCACTGTTAACCTTCGACGCTGAATTTAACGGTATTCGGTGTTTTTTTTATAGCGGTATAAATAATTTGTAGATTTTTTTTGACTACTTTTACAAAGTATGTTATCTTTATGGCCAAAAGCCAAACATATCGTATTTAATCTAATGATCATATTTGTATAATTATaatcaaatattattatatcTCATTGTAAGCTCATTCAATGAGTTTttgttccaaaaaaaaaatgataaaatttgtAAAACAAGCTAAGgagataattaattatttttgtgaacGAAATTTTAAACTAGTCAATAAATTACATACATGTAGTTCAGGTGGAGATAGAGATTATCACAAAGAAGTTGAAACTTTTCTATTAAAGttactaaatttaaaaaataatgataaattattttcaagcaCATCTTTATATGCTTGGAAAGACAACATTATAAAAGGCAGTTGAATTTCTCTTAAAGAATACCATATTTAATattagaaaattagaaatagtACGATTGTCTTTATTtcgaataaaaaatttaaactcaagTATAAGTTATATTAAAATTGATTGTGTTATATGTATAGATAAATCAATTAAGATTCTAACTAGAGTGATTACCATCGTAATTGAATGACAAAATGATAAATATAAAAGGAAAAAcctaaatttttaaacttaatGCTAAGgttaaaagaattaaataaaatgaaatctAAAACTTAAATTTCAAATGTAACAAACTTATTTCTTCCCTAATATTATTCTCCAAAAAAAGTTATGCTTAGAACAGTTAATGTGTAAGAGAATTATTTCTATTTAAATAATACTGAGTCATGGAATgtctatatttatataaaaaaagtatagaaaatTAAGTGTCTAATTAACCAAAAGGTGAATAActcaattaattataattattaataattaattttaaatttttttaatttaaaatttaaaaatttaaaactgaTAAAGTAAACTTAATTAAAGCTTATAAAAaccttcctcttttcttccACATTAACCGACCCACCTCCAACAACCACAGACAAAGACCCCTCTCCCTCACCGTCAAGCCCTCTCCGACCCTGCCTTTACCCAAGACGACCTCAAGAAGCTCGCTGATGACAAGGCACGAGTACGTCAAGTTCGGCATAGTCCTCGGTCTCGGCACCAGCTCTACCACCGCCTTCGTCATTGCCAAGCTCGGTCATATCCTATCTACCGGTCAACTTTCCAACATCATCGGTGTTCCTATCTCCAAATGCACTAAGGAGGAGGCATGCTTTCTCGGAATCTCGCTCTCTGCTTCAAAATCCAGTGACCGTGCCTAGAAGCAACCATCCGCAGTGTCCTTCACCACCGTGAAGCCCCGGCTCAGGTTCGCAACCATAAGAGTTCGGCTGCAGAGGAGAAATTAGAGGTTACAGCACCTGTGGCTGAGAAGGAGGAGGCACCAGTGGGGTTCACCCCACTTGAGCTGGATCCAAACATGCCATCCCCAATATTCGGAGGAAGCACTGGAGGACTATTGAGGAAGGCCCAAGTGGAAGAGTTCTATGCGATAACATGGAATTTCTCGAAAGAACAGATCTTTGAGATGCCCACAGGTAGCGCCGCCATAATGAGGCAGGGTCCGAACCTGCTGAAGCTTGCAAGAAAAGAGTAGTGCCTTGCACTTGGTTCAGCTTCAGGAGTTGTTTAAGGAAGGAGTGGTGGAGCACGAGCTGTTCTTGAACAATTtcagaaatataaaaaaagcattcatttaatatgaaaaaaatatcctaatacttaacaaaaaaaatattcagttatattttgacaaaaataattagatacttataggatttaaaaataaaactatgaaattcttaaagaaatagaaatatttatatttacaatacaaaataattcgaaaaatatataaaagaacatccatttagtataaaaaaacaTTCTGATACTTAGGAGCAAAAACATCTATGTATATTAactgatttttattaaaatgaACTTTAAGATTCAGCCATTAAAAAATTGGCAGGAAGTTGACTAAATCCCTTCTTGATTCTCTAGTAGAAttgtatctatatatatattgccATGTATAGTACAAATTAATTTCTATTAAAATGTGTcttaaacataaaatacatAGAAAGATAACATATTATAAAagacatattaaaaataagcaTTCAGAGGTgtctaacttttttttatctttttcttttctatgaCAAAATCATTATATAATTTGTGTTTATGCTTGAAATGTGGCCGTCCAATAATCCAAACTAGGTATATTAGTCAAACCATAACAACAAATGAAAATAGGTCAAATGCCATTTATACCGTAAAAGTAAGGCAATTTCAAACCACTATTACTATAAGGTGGGAGGCAGTGGCAGCAGCAATATAAATTGTCATTTTCATCTCTTTGCTTCACCTTTCACTTCAATTAAAACAAAGATGGAAGCAAAGGAATCATGCATGCTTTAAAACTTAGCCCCTCCCAACATTATTAGTTTTCTATGTTTATATTCCTATGATGTCCACGTGTTTAGCACAACCGCAGTACTATCCTTGCCAAGTATATTATCTAGAACTAGAACTAAACTATATCTTAATTGTTTCATActttcaaaattatattttagttttcATGTGCTAACGCAATACAAATATTGTATACTATCaactaatatttaatttaaataataacttttgagtagaaattataaaagatagttatttttattaatattataaaatataattcagtatttatttaaattttttcaatgcTAAAGTACAGGAAAATTacgataaaaaattaatagcTAGTTTATTACATATATTATGTTTTAAGAATGATGAAATAAATGTGTATATGCATGTCTAAGTTTGAAATGTCTAATAGCTAGTTTATTCGAAATCATaacattttcatctctttaCCACTGTGCATTGTGTTCATCCAAATTAGGTAGTGGCCCTATGTTTCTATTTCATGTTTAGTTCTCATCTTTGCattgaatttatatatatataatagtaatACCTCAAATAGGTCCCAAAATATTCATGATCGAACAGATTTGtcttcaataaaatttaactaaaattttgACCATAACGTCTTTATAACATACACTAGATATGTCCCTATGGCAGTTTAACTTGGTCATGACATCCTACGTGGAGGTTAACGGATTGATGTGTCAGATTAACCGTCACGTGTCACCTCCAGAACAATTTGATCTCCTTCCAAGCTAGACAAAACGACGTCGTATTGGATCATGAGGCGAACGATGTCGTTTTGTAGAGGACAAATTCGTCCCCACCATGGAAGGCAGCAGAGTTGCAAAATGGTAACGTTTTAAATGGGGGACCTATCTGCCTGTTCGAGGGGACCTATTTATCTGATGATTATGCTTCTATAAGGACCTATTTGTCTGATAATCTAATGTTTGAGTACTTATCTGACCTATAATTGGTGGCATTACCTTATAATATATTCATTGCTTTTTTTTGGTTCATTGAAGACACAAGCTGATGTATTTGAACCTAGTAGCTTGCAAAATTTTAATCCTCCCTCTCATGACACTCAAATTGAAGATTCTCCTTCACATGCCACAAAAAATGTCTCAGGAAATCCCAAAGTATGgtaattttgaataatttaatGCGTATGTTGAACGATGACTTGGAGGAGACAGTGAAGTAGTTGGAGAATCTGTTGTTGAAAAAGAATGAGGATAGTCAAGTTGTGAAGAAGCATACTATTTTTGCTTTGTTTAGGGGTATAATAATTGGGGGCATTGGTAGTTGTAATTGTGTTTTGTATGTATGTGGTGGCTGTTTAGGCAAGTTTTAATATGTGTTGATTATCAAATAGTTAGATTGAAATGTATCATTATATTTAGATGGATATGCATGAAATCAATTGTGGTGAAATAGTATAAAAAACACATTGCTTTTGGTTTGTTTCATCCATTTATCAAAATGGTTACATAATTGATATTCAAAATATTGTAACCATACAAGTAGCTAAGTTCAGTAGCAACATAAACCAATTCTCACAAAAGAAGATTTATTTCCTTCAATATATACTAAACCAAACCAACCCAAACAACAAAAGGTCTATTTCCTCCAATATAACAAAATATGGTGTTGGATTCTTTAAAAGCATCATTTCTTCGTAGACTACTTCAATCCTGGTGTTGGAATAAATTGAAACAATTTAGATGTTGTGTCACTGGTTGCAGCTGCCATGGTCTCAGCACTAACACTCTTCTAAGCCTTGGGCCTGATTACTGTTTGCTTTGGACGTCTAAAAGGTTGCCAAGCCTGgaattaacaaaattattatgAGGATGTTTCATACTGATTTCAACAAACGCATTAAGTCATTCAAAATTAGCATACTTTGGAATTGCCTGACACATTTTTTTATGacatctgaaggagaatcttcAATTTGAGTGTTATGTGAGGGAGGATTAGAATTTTGCAAGCTACTAGGTCCAGATACATCAGCTTGtgttttaaatgaaaaaaaaaatcaatatattTGAAGGCAATGTTACCAATTATAGGTCAGATAGGTCCCCAAACATTAGGTTATCAGACAAATAGGTCCCTATAGAAACATAATCATTGGGCAGATAGGTCCCTTGAACAGGAAGATAGGTCCCCCACTTAAACCGTCGCCGTTTCGCAACTCTGCCTTTCATGGTGGGGATGAATTTGTCCTCCATGAAACGACGTTGTTCAACTCATGATCCAATACGACGTCATTTTGTCCAACTTGGATGAGGACCAAATTGTCCTTGAGGTGACACGCGACAGTTAACCTGACACGTCAGCCTCGTTAACCTCCACGTAGGACGTTCTGATCAAGTCAAACTGCCATGGGGATGTATTTAGTGTATAACTAAAAATTTCAAGATcaaaattttagttaaattttgttGGGGACAAATCTGTCCGATTGTAAATTCTTTGGGGACCTATTTGGGGTAgtactctatatatatatattggttcTTAAAGTTTGAA
The Arachis stenosperma cultivar V10309 chromosome 7, arast.V10309.gnm1.PFL2, whole genome shotgun sequence genome window above contains:
- the LOC130939960 gene encoding photosystem I reaction center subunit II-2, chloroplastic-like, which codes for MTRHEYVKFGIVLGLGTSSTTAFVIAKLGHILSTGQLSNIIEATIRSVLHHREAPAQVRNHKSSAAEEKLEVTAPVAEKEEAPVGFTPLELDPNMPSPIFGGSTGGLLRKAQVEEFYAITWNFSKEQIFEMPTGSAAIMRQGPNLLKLARKE